The genomic interval TCGTAGTGCTCAAATTTATGGTAGTACAGGTAGTTTTGGTCATTGTACCAATCGTTGAAGTTATCGTCGTAATATTTGTTTTTGTTTCGAAAAGAATGAGTTCGTCCAATGGAAACCTCAAATGCATTTTCATCAGAAAGATGCTTTTTAAATGTGATCCCACTGGGATCACCGAAACGAAGGCCAACTCCCATATCTTGAGCGTTAGAAGAGGTAAATCTTGTTGTAGCGAACAAGATTGATGCGATAATAATAGTTTGTTTGAAGATTCTCATATTGATGTTATTTGGTAGTTATTAAGGGTTTTTATTGTTTATTATTCTTGATAAATGACTTGACGTCTTTTCCAATATTTTTCAGCCACCATCTTAAATCTTTTTTTCTGAATTTATTTTTGAGAATGATGTCTGTAGTATTGTTGTAGGAAACTTTTTCTCCCTTGGCTAGGAGTATTTTATTCTCGCCTGTTTCGAACTGTATTTTACCGGAAGTAACAGCTACCTCAATGTTTTCGGAGTCGTAAGAGTTAATATTAAATTTTGTTCCGAGAACAGTAACGAGTGTATTGTTGGTGTATACTTTAAATGGCTTAAACTCATCTCTCTCAATCTCAAAGTATGCTTCTCCGCTCATTTTAACTTCACGGTTATCAATATCGAATTTTTCAGGAAAACTAAGTTTGCTGTTCTTGTTCAACTGCACCTTACTATTATCAGGTAGGATGAAAATTTCTGTGTTGTCGGTAGTAGCAATTTCTATTCTTTTAACACCGGTATCAATAAATAGATATCCAAGACTAAGAATAATTAAAAAAGAAGCTGCCACTTTTAAACTGCGTCTTTTCCAAAAAGGAGTCACTTTCGGCTCTTGTTCCGTGGCCTCAATACGGAGTTTAAGCTTTTCCCATTCGTCAGAAGTATTGGGTATGTATTCTTCTCTAGTTTGTTTGTTGTCGGAAAAGAGTTCTCCTAATTGTTTTAAAAGGATACTGTTTTCGTCGCTTTTTTCGATCCATTTGGTTAGCGTACTTTCTTCTTCGCTAGATGACTCATTGCTAAAGTGCTTGGCTATTATTTCCCAGGGTGTATTCATCGTTATGTATGCTTGTTATTATTAACACAGTTAACTATTGACTTACCCCCAAGAAGTTTTAGAAATTATTTAAAATAGAAATAAGTAGGGTGGAAGTAACGGTGATGTATGATTCTAATTGAGTCTTTAGTTTCTTAATTGCAATACCCATTTGATTTTCCACTGTCTTGACTGATATATCTAATTGTTCGGCAATTTGTTTGTATTTCAATCCTTCCGTTCTGCTTAATATAAATATAGCCCGGCATTTAGGTGGGAGATTTTTAATCGCAATGTCTACTAGATCTTGTAATTCTTTAGTTTCAATTTTTTGTTCGACATCATTGATGGAAGGTTCCTCTACTTCATTGCTAATGGGAACTAGGCGTCGGTTTTTTTCGAGCCAATTTATTGCACCATTCATTGTGGCCTTATGAAGATATGCACGCAAAGAAGAACTCCAGTCGATGTCTTCTTTTATTTTATACAATTTGAAAAATACGTCTTGTACAATGTCTTCGGCATTACTTCTATCCCAAACAATTTTATTAGCTGTATTGCAAAGCTCAGAGTGATATTTTAAAAATAAATCCTCTATGTGTTTGATCTCGTTATTCACGGAATAAAAGTATCAAAGAAATTATTCGAATTGATACGCTTGAACTTTAATAATTAACAGGCTTAAATGATTGAAAAGTAAATGTAAAAAAGGTAGAGGAGATATTACTTGTAGCGGACAATGAAACGACTAATTTTTTAAATGTTCGCTTGTTGGAGAAAATGGGTGCTGCACAAAAAATTACAGTTAAGAAAAATGGATAGAAGGTATTAGGTTATATCACTTCATTAAAAAATACTGGTCAAGATTATCCTGATGTGATTTTTTTAGAAATTAAAATGCCAGTTATGGATGGTTTTGACTTTTTGAAAGAGTTGAAAATACTTGAGCCAGATTCTTCCAATCATCCGCCAATTATAATGTTAACAACGTCTGATCTAAGCATAGATCGGGAGATGTCAGAGGATTTAGGCGCTTCACTGTATTTGATGAAGTTTTTGGATAGAGATAAAGTGAATCTTGTTTTGGAGCATGTGTTATCAAATAAAAACAAGGACAATACATTTGTTTTTAGTCTAGACAAGAAAGGCAATCAAACTCTAAGGGAATTGTCGCAGGAAGAAAATAAAATGATTTACAAGAAATAGTTTATTCTACTACAAGCTTACCAACTGCTACTTGTTTTCCTTTAGAGTAGAGAGTGTAGAAATACATGGCGCTTGCCATATTAGAGCAATCAAGTGTATATGTACTAGTCTTAATACCAGTTTCCCTCATAACCTCTTTGCCATTTAGCGTTGAAAGGACGAAGTTATGCGAAGCCCTATTTGGATTGTTAAAAGAGATTGTAGTAGATTCATGTACAGGGTTAGGATAGAAGCTCTCGTCTTTGTCAGGTTCATCAGATTCAATTCCTACCGTAAGCTCTACTACTTTATAAATTTTCCCGTCGCTAATTCCTGAAATATAAAGTTCGCCACTAGCATCTTCTCCAAAAGAAACGAGGTTGCCATCCGAATGGTGACCATGGTTCATACTTACCCATTCAGAGCCATCAAAAGAGAGTGACATGATTTCGCCATAGCAATAGTCAGTATAAACGTAATGCCCATACATTTCTGGATACTTTGATCCTCTATACATGTAGCCACCTGTTATTGAACAGAAGTCTCCTGTGTGTAAATAGTCGTAAACGGGAGAGGTATATACGGCAACATCAGGAGCACAATCTCCACCAAAATAAAAGCTATTTCCTTCATAACAGTTCCAGCCATAGCTTTCTCCACCTGCGCTAGAGGCAGGTTGCATATTAACTTCTTCATAAAGGTTTTGTCCTACGTCTGCAATCCATAGATCTCCTGTTTCACTATCAAAACTATATCTCCAAGGATTCCTTAATCCTGTTGCCCAAATTTCATCAAGGCCTTCAGGGTTACCTACAAATGGATTGGAATTTGGAATTGTATATGGCATAACATCTACATCTAATCTTAGCATTGCACCAAGTAGATGTAAGGAATCTTGACCGTAGCCATAAGGATCTCCACCTGTCGTGCCATCTCCATCACCCGTACCGATATATAAAAATCCATCAGGCCCGAATTGCAACCCACCACCGTTATGGTATTGGTCTGGTTGAGCTATGTTTAATACATATTCTTCGGAAGTATCATCTCCAATGTCAGGATCTCCCGCACTAACAGTAAATCTTGAGATTTGTGTATCGCCGTTGCCATCAATATAGTTTACGAAGAAATAACCGTTTACCGCATAGTTAGGATGAAAGGCCAACCCTAATAGACCTCTTTCGTCCCACCAGGAATTACCAGAAGTTACAATGCTAGTTATATCCATAAATGGAGTTGCATTTACAGTTCCCAAAGTGTCCACGATTTTTATAATACCATTCTTCTCAACAATAAAAAGGCGGTCATCACCAGCGTTTCGTATATCAACAGGTTTAGTAAATCCACTAGCCAATTCAAGTAGTTCGATTTGAGGTTGTGCAGCACAAAATAATGAGTACGACGAAATAAGTAGCGTTCCAATAATTCTCTTCATAATTCTTAATGCTTTGTTATTTTATAGCTTGCTTTTGAAAATTAGTAGTAAATGCTTCAGACTAGTTTTTATCTTCTCTAATCACTTTTACATTTCTCCTATACTTGCCAGTGATAAGAGTAATTCCCACAAACTTCTCTTTGTAAGTAGGATTATACTCAATCGTATAGTCACCTGCATTTTGTTTCTCATCTACGAGTAACTCAATAAGTCGTCCTCCGATACTGGTAACGCCTATGTTAACATGCCCATCCTCTGGAACAGTATAGTTGATTGTAGCCGATCCATTGAATGGATTTGGGTTACAGCTTATTTTACACAATGTATTATCAACTTGTGGAGTATTTGCTGGACCAACAGTAGGGTCAATATATTTGTATATTCGAGAACCTACTGCGTACATTACATCACCAACTTTTACGAAGCGATTAATAGTATCCTCATAATCAGGGTCTATGCTAATCTTATTCCAGTTACTGCCCCCATCAACGGTTTGATAGGTTTTGTTGCCGCCAGATGCCCAACCAAGATTTTCATCATAGAAACCTACACCTAAACCTTCATAATTATTGGCATTGTTATCGTATATCACATCCGACCATGTAAGACCACCATCTGTTGTTACGACTATTTTTCTTGGGCCTGTATAGTAATAAGAAATTTGTGCATAGCCATTCATCCTATCTCTGAAATAAACTTTCCAAAAGTGATCGCTCGTGGAAGTGTGTTTTATTTCAAAATTTTGTCCACCATCTGTAGTATATAGTATTACACTTTCTACTCCCCAGCCACCAGCTTTATTTCCTACCACAACACCTGTGTCTGGATCAAAGAAGTGCACATCTACTAAACCATTGGCCTCTGCTGACGAAAAAGTCTTAACGGTCCAAGTGGCACCAGCATCCGTAGATTTAACCAAAACTGGAGGTCCATCATATCTTCCAACTCCCACTATGTTGCTCTCGTCAATAGCTTGAAGACCACAAATTCCTTTCATATTATTTGAAGCAGGTAATCCCGATACAGGTGCCCATGTTGAACCTCCATTAACTGTTTCGTACATAATAGTAGGATCTGAAGTTTGGTTAACCCAACCCATTGGACCTAGATTTCCAACAAAACCATGTTGGTCATCTAAAAAGGCGATACATCTAAAAGATGTTCCAGGCTGATCAGCTACATTGGTCCAGTTATCGCCACCATCTGTAGTTTTGTAAATCTGACCTGAGATGTCACAAACCCATCCAGTATTTTGATCTGTAAAAGTTATATCGTCGTGGTTCCAATATCCACCAATTGGTGCATTAGGTAGTACTTGCCACGATTGTGCGAAGCTCGATGTAATAATTATTAGTACAGCTGAGAGAGTCATTAAATACTTCATCTTTTATCG from Flavobacteriales bacterium carries:
- a CDS encoding FecR domain-containing protein, with product MNTPWEIIAKHFSNESSSEEESTLTKWIEKSDENSILLKQLGELFSDNKQTREEYIPNTSDEWEKLKLRIEATEQEPKVTPFWKRRSLKVAASFLIILSLGYLFIDTGVKRIEIATTDNTEIFILPDNSKVQLNKNSKLSFPEKFDIDNREVKMSGEAYFEIERDEFKPFKVYTNNTLVTVLGTKFNINSYDSENIEVAVTSGKIQFETGENKILLAKGEKVSYNNTTDIILKNKFRKKDLRWWLKNIGKDVKSFIKNNKQ
- a CDS encoding response regulator yields the protein MIFLEIKMPVMDGFDFLKELKILEPDSSNHPPIIMLTTSDLSIDREMSEDLGASLYLMKFLDRDKVNLVLEHVLSNKNKDNTFVFSLDKKGNQTLRELSQEENKMIYKK
- a CDS encoding PQQ-dependent sugar dehydrogenase; this encodes MKRIIGTLLISSYSLFCAAQPQIELLELASGFTKPVDIRNAGDDRLFIVEKNGIIKIVDTLGTVNATPFMDITSIVTSGNSWWDERGLLGLAFHPNYAVNGYFFVNYIDGNGDTQISRFTVSAGDPDIGDDTSEEYVLNIAQPDQYHNGGGLQFGPDGFLYIGTGDGDGTTGGDPYGYGQDSLHLLGAMLRLDVDVMPYTIPNSNPFVGNPEGLDEIWATGLRNPWRYSFDSETGDLWIADVGQNLYEEVNMQPASSAGGESYGWNCYEGNSFYFGGDCAPDVAVYTSPVYDYLHTGDFCSITGGYMYRGSKYPEMYGHYVYTDYCYGEIMSLSFDGSEWVSMNHGHHSDGNLVSFGEDASGELYISGISDGKIYKVVELTVGIESDEPDKDESFYPNPVHESTTISFNNPNRASHNFVLSTLNGKEVMRETGIKTSTYTLDCSNMASAMYFYTLYSKGKQVAVGKLVVE
- a CDS encoding RNA polymerase sigma-70 factor gives rise to the protein MNNEIKHIEDLFLKYHSELCNTANKIVWDRSNAEDIVQDVFFKLYKIKEDIDWSSSLRAYLHKATMNGAINWLEKNRRLVPISNEVEEPSINDVEQKIETKELQDLVDIAIKNLPPKCRAIFILSRTEGLKYKQIAEQLDISVKTVENQMGIAIKKLKTQLESYITVTSTLLISILNNF